Below is a genomic region from candidate division TA06 bacterium B3_TA06.
TTTACTAAAGAACAAACGCCTAAAATAGCAACAGGAACATGGGAATGGTTTAAACTACAAGATCTATTTGAGATAAAGAAAGGGAAAAGGCTAACGAAAGCCAACATGAAAAAAGGGAATGTCCCTTTTATCGGTTCTATTGATTCCAATAACGGCTATAGAGAATATATCGGGCAAAAGCCAATCCATACAGGTAACACCATAACAGTCAATTATAATGGTTCTGTGGCAGAAGCATTTTATCAACCTCAGCCGTTTTGGGCATCAGATGACGTTAATGTATTATATCCGAAATTCGAGATGAACCAGTATATTGCGTTATTCATTGTGTCTTTAATCAAGCTTGAAAGGTACCGTTTTAATTATGGTAGGAAATGGCACATGGAAAGAATGAAAGAGTCAAGGATAAAACTACCTGTAACTTCGCATGGTGAACCTGATTACGAATTCATGGGGAAATATATTAAATCATTGCCGTATTCAAGTTCGATATAGTCCTTCGCTGAATCGTTCCCCCATTTGACACCCCTGCCAATCGCCACACGAACTTTAAGTGAAAGCGCCAGCCTCTGCAAGCAGCCTGTCCACGAGATCGTCGGTAGTAACCCCCTCAGCCTCGGCAGCGAACGAGGTCACCAACCTGTGCCTTAATACCGGATGCGCCATGGCCTTCAAATCCTCCTCACCCGGTGTCAGCTCACCCCGAAGTATCGCCCGCGCCTTTGACCCCAATATCAGATACTGCGACGCCCGCTAACTTTTACTGCCCCACACGTCTGCTGACGCAGCCGCGCGGGGACCCCCGGAATTTAAGTCCTGATTTGTGCATATGCAATTGACAGCGCCCTGTATCTGGAGTATAGTTATCTATGGATAAGTCAAGGGAGTTTGAGACTTCAAAGGTCGGGATACCGCTTCTGAGGCATCTGCTTCAGGGCCATGTAGCCGACCCGCTGGGGTTCATCGAGCACTGCAAGAGAACTCTGCCGACGTTCAAGAAGCGGCTCGACCCGCGGTTCCCCCAGGATATGGTGGACGCCCGCGCCCTGTATCTTCACTGCTACATCAAGCTGAAAAAACAGCTCGGGCAGGAACCGGCCTACGAGATCATGCGCATCGTCTTTCTTACCGACGGAGAGATAAGGATGAACCTTGCGTTCGACACCGCCGGCGGCCGCAGCTATGAAAAGGTTATCCAGAAGGCGATCGAGTACAACCGCGCTTCGGGCGTCTCCTACAAGATCGTTGAGCAGAGCGATGACCGCTTCGAGATGAAGATGACAAGCTGCACGTTCTGGGAGTTTTGCTGTTCGCTTGAGATCCCTGAGGCGACCAGGCTTGTCTGTCAGGTTGACGACGCCTTCTTTAACTCGTATCTGCCCGAGGAGGTGCGGTTTTCCCACGGCGTCCCCTGCAGCCGCCTGGTTGACGGTTCGTCGGTCTGCCGGTTTGTTTTCACGCACATGCTGGGTCTTAGCCCACAGGAGCCGGTCTGCCCGCCGGAGGAGAAATGAGTCTTGTCTTCATTGTGGTCTTTGGGCTAGCGGTGTACCTGGACCTCAGCCTGCTGCCGATACCCTTTACAAGTCGCCGTAAAACTCGGTGACGGTCGGCTTGATTTGACAGGCTGTCGCTTCCGCGTTATAGTCAGGTTATGACAGAATCGGCGAGGAGCAGAAGGGTGACGGTTCTCTTTATCGGCGAGGCCAGCATGCGGCATCGGGCGCATCTTAAGCGCAAGCTTGCCGCGCTGGCCTAATTATATAAGAATAATCGGAATTTCTCCTTTGTCAAGTCCTGCCTTTGCCGGGCAAACCAGGTCAGGTTTACATCGAACTCGTCACAATTAAGCTGGTCAAAAGTTGGTCAAAAGCTGGTCAAAAGGTGGTCAAAAGTTGGACAAAAGTTGGTCATTTTGGGGTATTTTTGACAAAAACCGACGCTGACCTGACCCAAGGGCGATGTCAAGGGGAAGGGGGTTGACAAAGTCCGTGTTTTTGATATAATTTTACACTAGCTGGGAGTTAGTTTTGAAAGATATTGATTACGCAGATATCCTGAGAGAGGGAGGCTTCAAGGATGTTACGCCGTTAAAACCTGGCGGACAAAGAAGAGTATTTCGTGCAAAGCATTCTGATTATCCGGAGGAGATCGTTGTGAAGATAGGGAGTTACAGGGTTAAGCGACAGCTGCAAAGAATTGAGCGGGAAGTAAATTTGCTTAGGGGAATTGACTCAAAGTACTACC
It encodes:
- a CDS encoding S-CspCI protein, which gives rise to MKLVRVSDLFDIKYGDSLELNRLEKDDCGINFVSRTAKNNGVSAKVKRIPGIEPTPANTITVALGGSVLETFLQPEPFYSGYHIFCLTPKVALSEAEKLFYCACIRANQYRYNYGRQANRTLAELLIPSREEIPTWVNKSNVQPFDGANQPFTKEQTPKIATGTWEWFKLQDLFEIKKGKRLTKANMKKGNVPFIGSIDSNNGYREYIGQKPIHTGNTITVNYNGSVAEAFYQPQPFWASDDVNVLYPKFEMNQYIALFIVSLIKLERYRFNYGRKWHMERMKESRIKLPVTSHGEPDYEFMGKYIKSLPYSSSI